One Streptomyces formicae genomic window, CAGCTGGTCCGGGTCGACGGCGCGCGAGGCGAGGAGGTAGTCGCGCATCACGATGCCGTGGCGGCCCTCCTCGGCGGTCCAGCGGTGCACCCAGGTGCCCCAGGCGCCGTCGCGGCCGAAGAGCGAGGCGATCTCGTGGTGGTAACTGGGGAGGTTGTCCTCGGTGAGCAGGTTGACCACCAGGGCGATGCGTCCGATGTCGGTGACCGGGGACTGGCCCTTCTCCCACGCCTCGCCGTCCTCGAAGATCCCGGGGAAGTTCCGGGCGTCGGAGAACGGGACGTACTCGTGGGGCATCCAGTCCTTGGCCACCTTCAGGTGGCGATTGAGTTCCTGCTCGACCACTTCCTCCAGCGCGTAGAGCAGCCGGGCGTCGGTCCAGCTGTCCGCGCTGCTACCGAGGTGGGGAGAGGTGATCGTCACGAGGGCTCCAGAGGGGGACGGGAGTTCTTACGAATTGTTGCGCGCGGGAAGTGCGAGCGGTGCACTACCTACGGTGTCGTAGGTTACGTTGCCGTAGGTTAAACCCGCCGTAAAGGGTCTCCGAGCCACGGCCCCACCCGTCCCTGCCGCAACTACCGCCTCATTACTGGTCAGGCGTACAGGTCACGGAGTCGGACTGAGAGGCACGTCACACAGCCTTCGAGCTTCTCGAACTCGCTGATGTCCACCAGAACGGGGTCGAATCCGACATCGGCGAGGAGCTCCGCGCTCCTCGGCGCGCTCGCCGACATCAGCAGCTTTCCGCCGCCGAGGAGCACCACGTGCGCGCCCGCCTCCTCCGGCACGGGCAGGAAGTGCGGGAAGAGCGAGGGATGGTCGACGAGCGGCTCGTATCCGATGACCGTCCCGTCGGGCAGCGCCGTCACCGCCGACTTCAGATGTAGGACCCGGGTCACGGGCACGGCGACGACGCGCGCCCCGAGTGGTTCGAAGGCGGACCGCAACTGCCGCACCCCGTCCGCGTTGGTCCTGCCGCCGCGGCCCACGTAGACCGTGTCGCCGACCTTCAGGACGTCACCGCCGTCCAGCGTGCCCGGCTCCCACACCCAGGCCACCGAGGCGCCGAGCCTGGCCACCGCCTCCTCCACGCCCGGTGTCTCGTCGAGGCGGCTCGGGGCGCCGGGCCGCGCTATCAGCGCCACGTTGCGGAAGACGGTCACCGTGTCCTCGACGAACACCGCGTCCGGGCAGTGGTCGGCGGGCTCCACCTCCAGGGTCTGCCAGCCGTGGGCCGCGAGCGTCTCCACGTACGCGGCCCACTGCCGCAGCGCGAGGCCCGGATCGACCGGCGGGCGCACCCCGGTGACCAGGCCCTCCGCTATGCGCGGTCCCGGGCGGCGGATCAGGGCCTTCTTGCTGGGCACAGTGGCGACTCCCTACGGCGTCGGGGCAGTGCCGCACATCATGCAGCGTGTGCCCGCTCCCGGCCCAGAGCGCCGCGAAGATGATCCGCCGTGAACGACCCGGTGGCGTCGAGGAGTTGCGCGGGCGTGCCCTCGAAGACGATCCGCCCGCCGTGCTTGCCGCCGTCGGGTCCCAGGTCGATCACCCAGTCCGCGTGCTTGACCACGTCGAGGTTGTGCTCGACGACGACCACGGTGTTGCCCGCGTCGACCAGCCGGTCGAGCAGCGCGAGCAGCCCGTCGACATCGGCCATGTGCAGCCCGGTGGTCGGCTCGTCCAGGACGTACGTCGTGCCCGTGCGGTGCAACTGGGTGGCCAGCTTGATGCGTTGGCGCTCGCCGCCGGAGAGCGTGCTCAGCGGCTGGCCGAGCGTGAGGTAGGTCAGGCCCACGTCCCGCAGGGTGCTCAGACGGCGGCGTACGCCCTTGTCGTCGAAGCCGTCGCCGAGCCGGTCGAAGAAGTCCAGGGCCCGCTCGGCGGTCATCTCCAGGACGTCGACGATCGAGTGGCCCGCGACGGTGAGCCGCAGCACCTCTTCCTTGAAGCGGCGCCCCTCGCACGCCTCGCAGGTCGTGGTCACCGGATCCATGAACGCGAGGTCGCTGTAGATGATCCCGCGCCCCTGGCAACGCTCGCACGCGCCCTGCGAGTTGAAGCTGAACAGGCTCGCCCGCTCACCGCTCTCGCGCGCGAAGAGCTTGCGCAGGGTGTCCATGATCCCGAGGTACGTCGCCGGGGTCGAGCGGCCCGAGATGCCGATCGAGGACTGGTCGACGACCACGGCGTCGGGGTGCGAGGCGACGTAGGCCCCCGACACCAGCGTGCTCTTGCCCGAGCCCGCGACGCCCGTCACCGCCGTGAGCACCCCGGTCGGCACCCGCACGCTCACGTTCTTGAGGTTGTGCAGATCGGCGTCCTCGATCCAGTGCCCGCCGGTCGCCTCGCGCGGGTGCTCCTTGACGCCCGTGGTGCGGCGCAACTGGCGCCCGGTCAGGGTGTCCGCGCCGCGCAGCTCGTCCGGGGTGCCCTCGAAGACGACGAGACCGCCGCCGGTGCCGGCTCGCGGGCCCATGTCGACGACGTGGTCGGCGACCGCGATCACGTCCGGGTCGTGCTCGACCACGAGCACCGTGTTGCCCTTGTCGCGCAGCCGGAGCAGCAGGTCGTTCAGGCGTCCCACGTCGCGCGGGTGCAGACCGACGCTCGGCTCGTCGAAGATGTAGGTCATGCCGGTCAGGCTGGAGCCGAGGTGGCGCACCATCTTCAGGCGCTGGCCCTCGCCGCCCGACAGGGTGGACGTCTCGCGGTCCAGGCTGAGGTAGCCGAGGCCGATCGCCTCGATCCGCTCCAGGGCCGCCACCGCCGCCCCGGCGATCGGGCCCGCCACCGGGTCGTGGATCCGGCCGAGCGCGACGATGAGGTCGGTGACCTCCATGCGGGTGCAGTCGGTGATGCCGAGGCCGCCGACGCGGGTGGCGAGCGCCGCCGCGTTGAGGCGGGCGCCGTGACAGGTCGGGCAGCGGCCCTCCTGGAGGAACCCCTGCACCATGTCGCGGGTCTTCTGGGCGAGCGTCGACAGGTCGCGGTTGAGGTAGAGCCGCTCGAAGCGGTCGGCGAGGCCCTCGTAGTCGATGTCCCGCGCGCCGCCGGTGTTGTCGACCGTGACCTTCTTCCTGCCGCCGCCGCGCAGCAGGAACTGCCGCTCGGCGGCGGTGAACTCACCGACCGGCTTGTGCGTGTCCAGGTCGGTGGTGTTGGTGTACGTCTGGCCCTGCCAGGTCCCGGCGGCGAACGGCGGGAAGAGGACCGCGCCGTCCGCCAGGGACTTGGCGGGGTCGAGGATGCGGTCGTAGTCGGGCCGCACGGTGCGCCCGAGGCCGTCGCACTCGGGGCACATGCCCGCCGGGTCGTTGAACGAGTACGCGGTCGCCCCTCCCGCGCTGGGCGTGCCGTACCGGGAGAACAGCACCCGGATCACCGAGTAGATGTCGGTCATCGTGCCCACCGTCGAGCGGGAGTGCCCGCCGATCGGCTTCTGGTCGACGACGATCGCGGGCGAGAGGTCCTCGATGGTGTCCGCGTGCGGCCGCTCGTACTTGGGCAGCCGGTTGCGGACGAACCAGGTGAAGGTCTCGTTCAGCTGACGCTGCGACTCGACCGCGATCGTGTCGAAGACGACCGACGACTTTCCGGACCCGGAGACCCCGGTGAAGACCGTCAGACGGCCCTTCGGGATGCGCAGGCTCACCTCCTTGAGGTTGTTCTCACGGGCCCCTGCGATGGTGATGAACTGGTGGCTGAGCTGGTCCATGCCACCGAAGCTAGTCCGAATACCCGACAGCTTCTGTCTTCTTTTCCTGGGTGATTTCGGTCAGCTCGCCATCGAGCCGCAGCCACCGCGTGATGCCGATGGACTCCAGGAACGGCAGGTCGTGGCTGGCCACGATCAGCGCGCCCCGGTAGGACTCCAGAGCCGTCGAGAGCTGTCTCACGCTCGCCATGTCGAGGTTGTTCGTCGGCTCGTCGAGCATCAGGAGCTGCGGCGCGGGCTCGGCGAGCAGCAGCGCCGCGAGCGCGGCGCGGAACCGCTCGCCGCCCGACAGGGTCGCCGCCCGCTGATCGGCCTTGGCCCCCTTGAAGAGGAACCGGGCAAGGCGCGCCCTGACGCGGTTGTTGGTCGCGTCGGGAGCATACGCCCGTACGTTCTCCACGACGGTCAGCTCGTCGTCGAGCACGTCGAGGCGCTGCGGCAGGAACCGCATCGGCACGTGCGGGAGAGCCTCGCCGGAGACCGCGGGGAGCTCCCCGGCGATCGTACGGAGCAGCGTGGTCTTGCCCGCGCCGTTCCGCCCGATCAGCGCGATCCGCTCGGGGCCGCGCAGCTCGAACTCGCCCTTCACCCGGGCGCCGTAGCAGAGTTCGAGGCCGCTCAGGGTGAGCACGGTGCGCCCCGGATGGACCAGGGTGTGGGGCAGGTCGACGCGGATCTCGTCGTCGTCCCGCACCGCCTCGACGGCGTCGTCCAGACGTTCCTTGGCCTCGGCGAGCTTCTCCTGGTGCATGATGCGGTGCTTGCCCGCCGACTCCTGCGCGGCCCGCTTGCGCGCGCCCGCGAGGATCTTCGGCAGGCTCCCGCTGTCCTGGATCTTCTGGCCGTACCGCTTGCGGCGAGCCAACTTGACCTGGGCGTCGGCCAGATCGCGCTTCTGCTTGCGCAGGTCGGACTCGGCGACGCGCACCATGCGCTCCGCCGCCTCCTGTTCGACGGCGAGGGCCTCCTCGTAGGCGGAGAAGTTGCCGCCGTACCAGGTGACCTCGCCGTCGCGCAGATCGGCGATCTGGTCCACGAGGTCGAGGAGTTCGCGGTCGTGGCTGACCACGACCAGGACCCCGGACCACGCGTCGACGGCCGCGTAAAGGCGCCGACGGGCGTACAGATCAAGGTTGTTGGTGGGTTCGTCGAGCAGCAGTACGTCGGGCCTGCGCAGCAGCAGCGCGGCCAGGCGCAGCAGCACCGACTCGCCGCCGGACACCTCGCCCGACGTGCGGTCGAGGCCGATGTGGCCGAGCCCGAGCTGGTCGAGGGTGGCGCGGGCGCGCTCCTCGACGTCCCAGTCGTCGCCGACCGCGGTGAAGTGTTCTTCGGCGGCGTCGCCCGCCTCGATGGCGTGCAGGGCGGCGCGGCGCTCGGCGATGCCGAGCACCTCGTCGACGCGCAGCCCGGTGTCCAGGGTGACGTTCTGCGGCAGGTAGCCGACCTCACCGGTGACCTTGACGGTCCCTTCGGTGGGCTTCAGCTCACCGGCGAGCAGCTTCAACAGGGTGGACTTTCCCGACCCGTTGGTGCCGATGAGGCCGGTCCTGCCGGGTCCGAAGGCGATCTGGAGTCCGTCGAAGACACCGGTGCCGTCCGGCCAGCCGAAGGTGAGCGAGGTGCAGGTGAGGGAGAGGGGGGAGGTTGACATACGGGCCTCGCGGTTGCGTGGTGTGGAGCGCGGTCAGGGGCAACGCGTTCGAGACACCGCGGCGGGGTGAGGCCGGAGAGGAGAGAGGGCCTGTGCCGGGGGGACGGGACGGCTCGGATGCCGAGGTCGCACAACGACGTACACAGCGGTGACAGCTGTGTGACGCGGTGTCTCATGACCTCAGACGAGCAACGTCCTTCTCCTATCGACGGCAACAGAACCGCTGTACACCGTAGGAAGGGCCCGCGGGCATGTCAACGTTTTATTGTGGGAGGCGCCGTGCACCACGGAACGCTGTCACTGCCCGCCAGGCTCTTCCTGCTGGCCTGGAACACGCACCGGGGCAAGATCACCGGCGCACCCGATCTGCACCTGGCGGTCAGGGCGGGCGCGCTCGCCGAGCTGGCCCAGCGCGGCGTGCTCTTCGAGGAGGACCGCGTCGTCACCCCGGTCATCGGCGCCCGCACCGGCGACACGGCGCTCGACGCACTGGCCGAACTGATCGAGCAGTCCCGGCCGCGCACCTGGCGAGGCTGGCTGACGCACCGCTCGCGCGGCACCCTGAGCGCGGTCCGCGACCAGCTGGTCGCGCACGGCTATCTGCGGACGGAGCGCGGCCGGGTCCTCGGTCTCTTCCCCGCAAGGCGCTACGCACTGGAGCGGGTGGGACACGTGGAAGTGCTGCACGCGGAGGCACTCGCGGTGCTGCACGGCAAGCAGCCGGTCGCCGAGGTGCCCGAGGAAGACGCGGCCCTGGTCATGTGCGCGGCCACCGGCAAACTGCGCACGATCGTCACGGGCAAGGACCGCAGGCGCTACCGGGACAGGATCGACGAGCTGACCGAGCGGGCCGGTGGCGCGTCGCCCGAGCTGCGGGCGGTGATGGAGAACCTCCGCAAGGCGCTCGCGTCGGCCATCTCGTCGGCCGAGGCGGCCCGCGCTTCGGGTGGGGGCGGGTGAGACCGGGAGGCGGAGGGCGGACGGCGGAGGCCGGAGCGTGGGTCGCTGCGTCAGGCGGCGCTCAGCAGGCGTCGCGCATCAGCTCGGCGAGGTCCTGGTCCAGATCGACGTGCCGGTGCTCCTGGCCGACGGGGACCAGGGCCATGGTGCGGTGCAGGAAGTGGCGGAGCTCGCCGGTGCGCACGTGGACGATCGCGGTGCCCTCGGGCGCGTGGAACTCCACGACCGTGCGGTCGAAGCCGTAGGGGCGCACGCGCACGTCGCCGTCGCCGACCGCCCGCTCCACCCCGTGGTTCAGCAGTTCACGGGCGAAGGTCCAGTAGACCTCCACGCCCTCCAGCGTCGCGGGAGCCGGGAAACTCATGCGGACGGCGAAGGGGTCCCGCTGGTCGTAGTGGAGTGTCGCGGGAATGGTCGGCATCCGCGGCGCGGCGGCGACGAGGCGGGCCTCTACGGCTTGCTCGATGACGGTGGACAACGCCTGCTCCCTCACTGACTGCTTGACGACTGGGGTCGGGCACTTGAATAGACGACGGAATGACGAGATCCGTGCACACGGAGGGCGGGTCAGACCGAGTGACCTCTGTCACCGCGACACCGTCCGGGCGCCCACGGTTCCCTGCGATCACCGACGGGGGGACCCCTTCCGGCCATCTGGACGAGGCCCGGCGAGTCGGCTAGCTTCGCCCGCCATGAGGGGCATGGGGAAGTCGAAGTCGTTGAGGCGCACGGTACTCGTGGGACTGTGCGGTGCCGCACTGGCGGGAGCCGCGCTCGTGCCGCCCGCCGCCGCTCTCGCGGACGCGGGTGACGCCGGGGGACCGGCCGCCGAACGGTCGCTGAGCTGGCAGCTCAAGAAGAGCGGGACCGACGCGCGGTTCCGCGGCCTGGCCGCCGTCGGTCCCGACGCGGCCTGGGTGGCCGGTACCAAGGGGACCGTGCTGCGGACCTCCGACGGCGGCCAGACCTGGCGCGATGTCTCCCCGCCGGGCGCCTCCGCGCTCGAATTCCGTGACGTGGAGGCCTTCGACGGCCGCCGCGCCGTGGTGCTCGCCATCGGCGAGGGCGAGGCGTCGCGGGTGCTGCGCACCGAGGACGGCGGAGCGACCTGGACGGAGTCCTTCCGCAACACCGACGCCAAGGCGTTCTACGACTGCGTGACCTTCTTCGACCGCCGCCACGGCCTCGCCATGAGCGACCCGGTCGACGGCAGGTTCCGCATCCTGTCCACCGCCGACGGCGGCCGCTCCTGGAAGGTGCTGCCGAACACCGGCATGCCCCCGGCCCAGGAGGGCGAGTCCGGCTTCGCGGCCAGCGGCCAGTGCCTGGTGAGTTCGGGCCCGCGCGACGTGTGGCTGGCCACCGGCGGGGCGTCGCGCGCGCGGGTCCTGCACTCCGAGGACCGGGGCCTGACCTGGCGGGCGACCGACGCGCCGATCCCGG contains:
- a CDS encoding GOLPH3/VPS74 family protein, which encodes MHHGTLSLPARLFLLAWNTHRGKITGAPDLHLAVRAGALAELAQRGVLFEEDRVVTPVIGARTGDTALDALAELIEQSRPRTWRGWLTHRSRGTLSAVRDQLVAHGYLRTERGRVLGLFPARRYALERVGHVEVLHAEALAVLHGKQPVAEVPEEDAALVMCAATGKLRTIVTGKDRRRYRDRIDELTERAGGASPELRAVMENLRKALASAISSAEAARASGGGG
- a CDS encoding SsgA family sporulation/cell division regulator gives rise to the protein MSTVIEQAVEARLVAAAPRMPTIPATLHYDQRDPFAVRMSFPAPATLEGVEVYWTFARELLNHGVERAVGDGDVRVRPYGFDRTVVEFHAPEGTAIVHVRTGELRHFLHRTMALVPVGQEHRHVDLDQDLAELMRDAC
- a CDS encoding WD40/YVTN/BNR-like repeat-containing protein produces the protein MGKSKSLRRTVLVGLCGAALAGAALVPPAAALADAGDAGGPAAERSLSWQLKKSGTDARFRGLAAVGPDAAWVAGTKGTVLRTSDGGQTWRDVSPPGASALEFRDVEAFDGRRAVVLAIGEGEASRVLRTEDGGATWTESFRNTDAKAFYDCVTFFDRRHGLAMSDPVDGRFRILSTADGGRSWKVLPNTGMPPAQEGESGFAASGQCLVSSGPRDVWLATGGASRARVLHSEDRGLTWRATDAPIPAGDPARGVFGLAFRDRTHGIAVGGDYRADQPSPKAAAVTGNGGRDWDPSHRPPPAYRSGVAWFPHSRSTALAVGPTGTDVTRDGGRTWRTVDTGSYDTVDCAGARGCWAAGEKGRIARLERR
- a CDS encoding ATP-binding cassette domain-containing protein, with amino-acid sequence MDQLSHQFITIAGARENNLKEVSLRIPKGRLTVFTGVSGSGKSSVVFDTIAVESQRQLNETFTWFVRNRLPKYERPHADTIEDLSPAIVVDQKPIGGHSRSTVGTMTDIYSVIRVLFSRYGTPSAGGATAYSFNDPAGMCPECDGLGRTVRPDYDRILDPAKSLADGAVLFPPFAAGTWQGQTYTNTTDLDTHKPVGEFTAAERQFLLRGGGRKKVTVDNTGGARDIDYEGLADRFERLYLNRDLSTLAQKTRDMVQGFLQEGRCPTCHGARLNAAALATRVGGLGITDCTRMEVTDLIVALGRIHDPVAGPIAGAAVAALERIEAIGLGYLSLDRETSTLSGGEGQRLKMVRHLGSSLTGMTYIFDEPSVGLHPRDVGRLNDLLLRLRDKGNTVLVVEHDPDVIAVADHVVDMGPRAGTGGGLVVFEGTPDELRGADTLTGRQLRRTTGVKEHPREATGGHWIEDADLHNLKNVSVRVPTGVLTAVTGVAGSGKSTLVSGAYVASHPDAVVVDQSSIGISGRSTPATYLGIMDTLRKLFARESGERASLFSFNSQGACERCQGRGIIYSDLAFMDPVTTTCEACEGRRFKEEVLRLTVAGHSIVDVLEMTAERALDFFDRLGDGFDDKGVRRRLSTLRDVGLTYLTLGQPLSTLSGGERQRIKLATQLHRTGTTYVLDEPTTGLHMADVDGLLALLDRLVDAGNTVVVVEHNLDVVKHADWVIDLGPDGGKHGGRIVFEGTPAQLLDATGSFTADHLRGALGRERAHAA
- a CDS encoding ABC-F family ATP-binding cassette domain-containing protein gives rise to the protein MSTSPLSLTCTSLTFGWPDGTGVFDGLQIAFGPGRTGLIGTNGSGKSTLLKLLAGELKPTEGTVKVTGEVGYLPQNVTLDTGLRVDEVLGIAERRAALHAIEAGDAAEEHFTAVGDDWDVEERARATLDQLGLGHIGLDRTSGEVSGGESVLLRLAALLLRRPDVLLLDEPTNNLDLYARRRLYAAVDAWSGVLVVVSHDRELLDLVDQIADLRDGEVTWYGGNFSAYEEALAVEQEAAERMVRVAESDLRKQKRDLADAQVKLARRKRYGQKIQDSGSLPKILAGARKRAAQESAGKHRIMHQEKLAEAKERLDDAVEAVRDDDEIRVDLPHTLVHPGRTVLTLSGLELCYGARVKGEFELRGPERIALIGRNGAGKTTLLRTIAGELPAVSGEALPHVPMRFLPQRLDVLDDELTVVENVRAYAPDATNNRVRARLARFLFKGAKADQRAATLSGGERFRAALAALLLAEPAPQLLMLDEPTNNLDMASVRQLSTALESYRGALIVASHDLPFLESIGITRWLRLDGELTEITQEKKTEAVGYSD
- the ddaH gene encoding dimethylargininase — translated: MPSKKALIRRPGPRIAEGLVTGVRPPVDPGLALRQWAAYVETLAAHGWQTLEVEPADHCPDAVFVEDTVTVFRNVALIARPGAPSRLDETPGVEEAVARLGASVAWVWEPGTLDGGDVLKVGDTVYVGRGGRTNADGVRQLRSAFEPLGARVVAVPVTRVLHLKSAVTALPDGTVIGYEPLVDHPSLFPHFLPVPEEAGAHVVLLGGGKLLMSASAPRSAELLADVGFDPVLVDISEFEKLEGCVTCLSVRLRDLYA